The Pangasianodon hypophthalmus isolate fPanHyp1 chromosome 5, fPanHyp1.pri, whole genome shotgun sequence genome includes a window with the following:
- the pou3f3a gene encoding POU domain, class 3, transcription factor 3-A isoform X1, whose protein sequence is MATAASNPYLASSSILSSSGSVVHSDSGGGMQPGSAAVTSVSAGYRGDPAGKMVQSEFMQGAMAASNGGHMLSHAHQWVTSLPHAAAAAAAAAAAAAAEAGSPWSTSPVGMAGSPQQQQQDVKSTSNRDDLHSGASLHHRGTHGAHQAHQSAWAGTTAAAHISTITAGQQQSQQSLIYSQPAFTVNGMLNPASSLVHPGLMRGESPEMDHGSHHHHHHHHHHPHHHPHQQQQQQQHAHHPHAQHHGGVNSHDSHSDEDTPTSDDLEQFAKQFKQRRIKLGFTQADVGLALGTLYGNVFSQTTICRFEALQLSFKNMCKLKPLLNKWLEEADSSTGSPTSIDKIAAQGRKRKKRTSIEVSVKGALESHFLKCPKPSAQEISSLADSLQLEKEVVRVWFCNRRQKEKRMTPPGVGQTPEDVYSQVVNESFVVDCLKDASLKDEPDDQVDAASSSYRQLILVH, encoded by the exons ATGGCCACAGCGGCTTCCAATCCTTACCTGGCCAGCAGCAGCATTCTCTCCTCATCAGGCTCGGTCGTGCACTCGGATTCCGGAGGTGGCATGCAGCCGGGAAGCGCTGCCGTTACTTCAGTGTCAGCCGGATACAGAGGAGATCCCGCGGGCAAAATGGTGCAGAGCGAATTTATGCAAGGAGCCATGGCGGCCAGTAACGGGGGCCACATGCTAAGCCATGCTCATCAGTGGGTCACCTCACTGCCTCACGCCGcggccgccgccgccgccgcagccgcagcagcagcagccgaAGCCGGATCGCCTTGGTCTACTAGTCCTGTGGGAATGGCGGGCAGcccgcagcagcagcagcaagacGTCAAGAGCACTTCAAACCGAGACGATCTTCACTCCGGTGCCTCGCTGCACCACCGAGGCACTCACGGAGCTCACCAGGCGCACCAAAGCGCATGGGCTGGCACCACGGCGGCGGCGCACATCAGCACCATCACCGCGGGCCAGCAGCAGTCTCAGCAGTCTCTCATTTACTCTCAGCCAGCGTTCACCGTCAACGGGATGCTAAATCCCGCCAGCAGTTTGGTTCACCCGGGTCTGATGCGCGGCGAATCGCCCGAAATGGACCACGGCagccaccatcatcaccaccatcatcatcatcatcctcaccatcacccccaccagcagcagcagcagcagcagcacgcGCACCATCCTCACGCGCAGCACCACGGCGGCGTGAACAGCCACGACTCGCACTCAGACGAGGACACGCCGACCTCCGACGACCTCGAGCAGTTCGCCAAGCAGTTCAAGCAGCGTCGCATCAAGCTCGGCTTCACGCAGGCCGACGTCGGCTTGGCTCTCGGCACCCTCTACGGCAACGTCTTCTCTCAGACCACCATCTGCAGGTTCGAAGCGCTGCAGCTCAGCTTCAAGAACATGTGCAAGCTCAAGCCTTTGCTGAACAAGTGGCTGGAGGAGGCTGACTCCAGCACCGGCAGCCCTACGAGCATCGACAAGATAGCGGCGCAGGGCCGCAAGCGCAAGAAGCGCACCTCCATCGAGGTGAGCGTGAAAGGGGCCTTGGAAAGTCACTTCCTCAAATGCCCTAAACCTTCAGCGCAGGAGATCTCCAGTCTGGCGGACAGTCTGCAGCTGGAAAAGGAGGTGGTTCGGGTTTGGTTCTGCAACCggagacagaaggagaagagGATGACACCGCCGGGTGTAGGCCAGACGCCGGAGGACGTGTACTCTCAGGTCGTCAAC GAGAGCTTTGTGGTAGATTGCTTAAAAGATGCAAGTTTGAAAGATGAACCCGACGACCAGGTGGACGCAGCTTCGAGCTCCTATCGCCAGCTCATTCTGGTGCACTGA
- the pou3f3a gene encoding POU domain, class 3, transcription factor 3-A isoform X2: MATAASNPYLASSSILSSSGSVVHSDSGGGMQPGSAAVTSVSAGYRGDPAGKMVQSEFMQGAMAASNGGHMLSHAHQWVTSLPHAAAAAAAAAAAAAAEAGSPWSTSPVGMAGSPQQQQQDVKSTSNRDDLHSGASLHHRGTHGAHQAHQSAWAGTTAAAHISTITAGQQQSQQSLIYSQPAFTVNGMLNPASSLVHPGLMRGESPEMDHGSHHHHHHHHHHPHHHPHQQQQQQQHAHHPHAQHHGGVNSHDSHSDEDTPTSDDLEQFAKQFKQRRIKLGFTQADVGLALGTLYGNVFSQTTICRFEALQLSFKNMCKLKPLLNKWLEEADSSTGSPTSIDKIAAQGRKRKKRTSIEVSVKGALESHFLKCPKPSAQEISSLADSLQLEKEVVRVWFCNRRQKEKRMTPPGVGQTPEDVYSQVVNVSADTPPPSMDCKRELCGRLLKRCKFER; the protein is encoded by the exons ATGGCCACAGCGGCTTCCAATCCTTACCTGGCCAGCAGCAGCATTCTCTCCTCATCAGGCTCGGTCGTGCACTCGGATTCCGGAGGTGGCATGCAGCCGGGAAGCGCTGCCGTTACTTCAGTGTCAGCCGGATACAGAGGAGATCCCGCGGGCAAAATGGTGCAGAGCGAATTTATGCAAGGAGCCATGGCGGCCAGTAACGGGGGCCACATGCTAAGCCATGCTCATCAGTGGGTCACCTCACTGCCTCACGCCGcggccgccgccgccgccgcagccgcagcagcagcagccgaAGCCGGATCGCCTTGGTCTACTAGTCCTGTGGGAATGGCGGGCAGcccgcagcagcagcagcaagacGTCAAGAGCACTTCAAACCGAGACGATCTTCACTCCGGTGCCTCGCTGCACCACCGAGGCACTCACGGAGCTCACCAGGCGCACCAAAGCGCATGGGCTGGCACCACGGCGGCGGCGCACATCAGCACCATCACCGCGGGCCAGCAGCAGTCTCAGCAGTCTCTCATTTACTCTCAGCCAGCGTTCACCGTCAACGGGATGCTAAATCCCGCCAGCAGTTTGGTTCACCCGGGTCTGATGCGCGGCGAATCGCCCGAAATGGACCACGGCagccaccatcatcaccaccatcatcatcatcatcctcaccatcacccccaccagcagcagcagcagcagcagcacgcGCACCATCCTCACGCGCAGCACCACGGCGGCGTGAACAGCCACGACTCGCACTCAGACGAGGACACGCCGACCTCCGACGACCTCGAGCAGTTCGCCAAGCAGTTCAAGCAGCGTCGCATCAAGCTCGGCTTCACGCAGGCCGACGTCGGCTTGGCTCTCGGCACCCTCTACGGCAACGTCTTCTCTCAGACCACCATCTGCAGGTTCGAAGCGCTGCAGCTCAGCTTCAAGAACATGTGCAAGCTCAAGCCTTTGCTGAACAAGTGGCTGGAGGAGGCTGACTCCAGCACCGGCAGCCCTACGAGCATCGACAAGATAGCGGCGCAGGGCCGCAAGCGCAAGAAGCGCACCTCCATCGAGGTGAGCGTGAAAGGGGCCTTGGAAAGTCACTTCCTCAAATGCCCTAAACCTTCAGCGCAGGAGATCTCCAGTCTGGCGGACAGTCTGCAGCTGGAAAAGGAGGTGGTTCGGGTTTGGTTCTGCAACCggagacagaaggagaagagGATGACACCGCCGGGTGTAGGCCAGACGCCGGAGGACGTGTACTCTCAGGTCGTCAACGTGAGTGCAGACACACCGCCCCCGTCCATGGACTGCAAAC GAGAGCTTTGTGGTAGATTGCTTAAAAGATGCAAGTTTGAAAGATGA